In Gimesia panareensis, the genomic window GTATTCCGCGGGGCAGCCTTCGGCGTGTTTGAGGCAGTGCGGCAGAAGGAGCAGGCGGCGTTCGAAAGGAATCGCGAGGAACTGGCGTTTCCAGAAGAAGTTGCCGATCAGCACCATCATGAAGCCGAGGAACTTTTCGGGCTGATTCATTTCGCCCAGCAGTTCGCGCGACCAGTCTTCCAGCATCGCTTTGGTGAAGGGATTGGAGCAGTCGAGACGTTGGACGAACTTCTCGGCTTCTGCTTTCATCTCTTCGCGCAGCGCAAGGGTTTCCGGCACCGCCTTGAGATGGCTGGTACTGCGGCGTTTTCTTTTGACCGGTTTGGCGTCTTCGGAATCGCGTACCTCCGCATTTTCAGCAGGGACGCGTTTCTCTTCGGAACTTTCCTGGTCTAAAGGCGCAATGGACACGGAAGACTCCTCTATGGTTAGTATCTCATTCGAGTGGTAACACAATGAATGTAGAAATTCAGGCTTGAGAGCGCTGGTGGGACCTATTTTTCCTTCACGGACATTATAGGGGAATCCGGTGCTTCAAGCGACAATCTTAATTTCTCATCCGCACATTTTTTTAAAACCGTTTCCGCACGATGGAGTGCAGAAACAGAGAAGATAATTGGATAAAGTTGTTCGAAATACCACAGCTTGGCAAAGTAAAAACCGATGGGCGTCGTTTCTGTATAGGTGCCCGATTCGACCTGTTTGAGCAACCAGACCAGTCCCTGCGCCAGCCAGGGTGTTTCCAGAGATACCCCTACCGCCAGCAGGGCATCGACGGCGAGCGCGGTCTCTTCAACGCTGGAGGGCGCCCCTTCCGCTCCGCCCCAGCCCCCATCGGGATTCTGTACGCTGTGCAGGAACTGAACCGCCTGCTCCGCCTGGGGCGAAGCGCGCCGCTCCTCGGCAGCGTAAGCTGCCAGCACGCGCGCCGTGCCGTAGACCGGGTTTTCGTCATCAGCAATATGTTGATTTCCAAACCAGAGCGGCAGCCAGGAGCCATCGGCCCTTTGCTGGGTAGTCAGATAATTGAATCCACGTTCGATCGCCTGGGCAGCACGCGATCGCAGGTCGCTGTCTGCGGGATCGGCTGCGGTATTTAACCAGGCTTCCAGCGCCCGCAGGACGTGGGCCGAAATGTCAGCGGCACTCTGATCGAAAGGCAGCGTTCCCCAACCCCGGCAGAAAGTGGGCCAGCCCCCGTTTGAATTCTGGAGATCGAGCAGCCAGTTAACCCCATTGCGTAACGCGGAACTCATTTCAGGTGTAACCTGTTGTGTCTCTATCGGCTGGAGATTCAGGAGCGCCAGAATCGCTCCCGGAGTATCATCGGCATCGGGCACACCGCCAGGCAGATCGGTCCAGGCCCAGCCTCCGGGTTCCGCGGCGGTATAGGGATGCAGTTCCTTGTACTGCTGTTGCAGGAGCCAGTCGCGGATCGGCGCTTTTTCAAATTCGGACAGCGTGCCATCCAAAGCGTTCACGGAAAGCGTTGTCGTCCAGGTCGCCAGGTTGGTATCGATGGGCCAGCTGCCATCAGGTCGGACGGAGGCGAGTAAAAAGGCGAGGCCTTTCTTCACCACCGGATGATCGACGAGTCCCATGCCGGCCAGACTCATGGTGACAAAACTGGTCAGGGGCGCGGCTTCGAGAAATCCGCCATTTTCCGGTTGAATCTCAATCAGTTTCTTGAGGCTGCGTTTGATGGACAGCTTCCGAATCAGCCGCATGATCGGGTTGCGGGGCTTACGGAAATGATGTCTGACCTGACCGATGGCGATCAGCGCGGGGAGCGCATAACTGACGACGGGCAGGCGGACGGTTTTATAAAAGCGGTGCGGCAGACAGGAGAGTTCAAAGGGGAGTGCGGGGATCATTTTCCATTTGACCAGCCCGGCGAGGGCGCAATGTGTCAGAATCGGCACCGAAAAGGTTTTGTCTTTGCCATAACGTTCAATGACCGCGGTGACGCCCCCGACGCGATCGATATACTGGCGGGCGTTGACCACATGGGAGACGTAATGCTCTGTGTTTTTCGTCGCATGAAAGGCGGCGTGACAGAGCATCGTCGTGGAGATGTTGCTGAAGCTCTTGACGGTGTCTCCCCAGCCGCCGTCTTTATTCTGATGTTGCGCCAGCCAGCGAATGCCCTGTTCGATATAGCTGTCCAGCGAGTCGTCATCCGGCCGCTGTCGGCGGATCATCTCCATTGCCATGATGGCGGTGGCGGTGGAAAGGGCTGAGGTGGAGAGTTCCCCTTCCCAGTGGCCGGTATCCGTACGGGCATCGAGCAGATATTCGCGGGCCCGCTGATAACCTGACAGCACTCTTTGATAGGAGATGGTCTCACTCATTCTGGTGTCTTCCTGGCCAGAGTTCCTGGTTGGTAAAGGGATGCCTATAAATCCAGGGCATCCAGGCTGTCCATCAGATCGTCTAACTCTTCGTTGGTGGCCTGAGAGACTTTCGAATTCTGGCGAATCCCGACAGACATGCCGACCGCATCGCGTCCGTCAGCCACCAGTTCCGCATCGCGTTCCCGGGCCGCCATCTCGAGTGCATCCGGCGCACCGAACAGTTTTGAAAGATCGATTTTGAGGCCGGCGACTTCACCATCGGCACCAGCGATCCCCGGCGTTTTATGACCGGGAAAGATAATTGCATTTTCGGGACAGACACGACTGCAGGCCGGACAGCCTTTCTTGCAGCTGTCCTGTTC contains:
- a CDS encoding pectate lyase, coding for MSETISYQRVLSGYQRAREYLLDARTDTGHWEGELSTSALSTATAIMAMEMIRRQRPDDDSLDSYIEQGIRWLAQHQNKDGGWGDTVKSFSNISTTMLCHAAFHATKNTEHYVSHVVNARQYIDRVGGVTAVIERYGKDKTFSVPILTHCALAGLVKWKMIPALPFELSCLPHRFYKTVRLPVVSYALPALIAIGQVRHHFRKPRNPIMRLIRKLSIKRSLKKLIEIQPENGGFLEAAPLTSFVTMSLAGMGLVDHPVVKKGLAFLLASVRPDGSWPIDTNLATWTTTLSVNALDGTLSEFEKAPIRDWLLQQQYKELHPYTAAEPGGWAWTDLPGGVPDADDTPGAILALLNLQPIETQQVTPEMSSALRNGVNWLLDLQNSNGGWPTFCRGWGTLPFDQSAADISAHVLRALEAWLNTAADPADSDLRSRAAQAIERGFNYLTTQQRADGSWLPLWFGNQHIADDENPVYGTARVLAAYAAEERRASPQAEQAVQFLHSVQNPDGGWGGAEGAPSSVEETALAVDALLAVGVSLETPWLAQGLVWLLKQVESGTYTETTPIGFYFAKLWYFEQLYPIIFSVSALHRAETVLKKCADEKLRLSLEAPDSPIMSVKEK